From Acinonyx jubatus isolate Ajub_Pintada_27869175 chromosome F2, VMU_Ajub_asm_v1.0, whole genome shotgun sequence, the proteins below share one genomic window:
- the ZFP41 gene encoding zinc finger protein 41 homolog, producing MEKPMGGRKAQTPEEEVHSLKDTPKGEKASSGEERPSKRSTLAKKHGKEPSPSPEDEEHLFDAFDASFKDDFEGVPVFIPFQRKKPYGCSECGRIFKHKTDHLRHQRVHTGEKPFKCDRCGKLFRHSSDVTKHQRIHTGEKPFKCSECGKAFNCSSNLLKHQKTHTGEKPYECKECGKAFAYSSCLIRHRKRHPRKKH from the coding sequence ATGGAAAAGCCCATGGGTGGAAGGAAGGCCCAGACCCCAGAGGAGGAAGTGCATTCACTGAAGGACACACCCAAAGGAGAGAAAGCGTCGTCTGGGGAGGAAAGGCCAAGCAAGAGGTCCACGTTGGCCAAAAAGCACGGCAAGGAACCCAGCCCGAGTCCTGAGGATGAGGAACATTTGTTTGATGCCTTCGATGCTTCGTTTAAAGATGACTTCGAGGGGGTTCCCGTGTTCAttccttttcagagaaagaaGCCCTATGGGTGCAGCGAGTGTGGACGCATCTTTAAGCATAAGACAGACCACCTCCGCCACCAGCGggttcacactggagagaagccctTCAAATGTGATCGGTGTGGGAAGCTGTTCAGGCACAGCTCTGACGTCACCAAGCACCAGAGAATCCACACCGGAGAGAAGCCCTTTaaatgcagtgaatgtgggaaggcctttaaCTGCAGTTCGAATCTCCTAAAACATCAGAAAACGCACACTGGGGAGAAGCCGTACGAAtgcaaggaatgtgggaaagccttcgcCTACAGCTCATGTCTCATTCGCCATCGGAAACGCCACCCGCGGAAGAAGCACTGA